In Synechococcus sp. KORDI-100, a single window of DNA contains:
- a CDS encoding DedA family protein, producing MGLSDAITQLPELIGQAVEANQWLGYTAIFAAMFLENLFPPIPSELIMPLGGFYVQQGQLQLVPVVVAGLLGTVLGALPWYGIGRLINEDRIEQWLVRHGRWIGISPEELARSHRWFTRYGNALVFWGRLVPGIRTLISVPAGIEMMSMGPFLIWTTAGSLIWTLLLTIAGMLLGEGYSNVEVWIDPVSKVVKVLLVIAVLAGGIWLCLRIWRRRQSPD from the coding sequence ATGGGGCTTTCTGATGCCATCACACAACTGCCTGAGCTGATCGGCCAGGCCGTGGAGGCCAACCAATGGCTCGGGTACACCGCGATCTTCGCCGCGATGTTTCTCGAGAACTTGTTTCCCCCGATCCCATCGGAGCTGATCATGCCCCTGGGAGGGTTCTATGTGCAGCAGGGTCAGCTGCAGCTGGTTCCCGTGGTGGTGGCAGGGCTGCTGGGGACGGTGCTGGGAGCACTCCCCTGGTACGGGATCGGTCGCTTGATCAATGAAGACAGGATCGAACAGTGGCTGGTGCGCCACGGTCGCTGGATCGGCATCAGCCCGGAGGAGCTGGCGCGGAGTCACCGTTGGTTCACCCGCTACGGCAACGCCCTGGTGTTCTGGGGGCGACTGGTGCCTGGAATCCGCACGTTGATTTCGGTCCCCGCCGGGATCGAGATGATGTCGATGGGGCCTTTCCTGATCTGGACAACAGCCGGCAGCCTGATCTGGACATTGCTGCTCACCATCGCCGGCATGCTGCTCGGAGAGGGTTACAGCAATGTCGAGGTCTGGATCGACCCCGTCTCCAAGGTCGTCAAGGTTCTTCTCGTCATCGCTGTGCTGGCCGGCGGCATCTGGCTGTGCCTGCGGATCTGGCGCCGCCGTCAGTCACCTGACTGA
- a CDS encoding single-stranded DNA-binding protein — protein MGVNSVTLVGRAGRDPEVRYFESGSVVANLTMAVNRRSRDDEPDWFNLEIWGKQAQVAADYVKKGSLLGIVGSFKLDRWNDRNSGEERSKPVVRVDRLELLGSKRDNEAAAGSFGGNQASDEEIPF, from the coding sequence ATGGGCGTGAATTCCGTCACCCTCGTCGGCCGTGCCGGCCGGGATCCCGAAGTCCGCTACTTCGAATCAGGCAGCGTTGTTGCCAACCTCACAATGGCCGTCAACCGGCGCAGCCGGGACGACGAGCCCGACTGGTTCAACCTTGAAATCTGGGGCAAACAGGCCCAGGTCGCCGCTGACTACGTCAAGAAAGGGTCCCTGCTGGGAATCGTCGGCAGTTTCAAACTGGATCGCTGGAACGACCGCAATAGCGGTGAGGAACGCAGCAAACCTGTCGTCCGCGTTGACCGTCTGGAACTGCTCGGATCCAAACGCGACAACGAGGCTGCAGCTGGCAGTTTCGGCGGCAACCAGGCCAGTGACGAAGAGATTCCCTTCTGA
- the mreC gene encoding rod shape-determining protein MreC translates to MAPTQWPGGSRWRGVLTFWPWLILLVAFVLVRASKGAGFADAYALLTRPFWPGPAQSEWLGAAADLEARASLQLLEADNRRLRGLLGLQEGGNSLSAAVISRSPRGWWQQLELGKGALNGITAGDAVMGPGGLVGQVQSVTPTTSRVKLLTAPGTEVGVWLPRTRSHGLLVGMGTSRPQLRFIEKDPSVRPGDLVSTSPASTLLPANLPVGVVQSVDERAVPAPHAVVQLIAAPEAIDWVQVRLR, encoded by the coding sequence GTGGCACCAACCCAGTGGCCCGGCGGCAGCCGATGGCGGGGTGTTCTGACGTTCTGGCCATGGTTGATCCTGTTGGTGGCCTTCGTTCTGGTTCGAGCCAGCAAGGGTGCTGGTTTCGCTGATGCCTACGCCTTGTTGACCCGTCCGTTCTGGCCGGGTCCCGCCCAGAGTGAGTGGCTGGGCGCCGCGGCGGATCTTGAAGCAAGGGCATCGCTCCAGCTGCTGGAGGCCGACAACAGGCGCCTGCGTGGATTGCTCGGGTTGCAGGAAGGAGGGAACAGTCTTTCAGCCGCTGTCATCTCGCGCTCACCTCGCGGATGGTGGCAGCAACTCGAGCTCGGCAAAGGGGCCTTGAACGGCATCACGGCAGGTGATGCGGTGATGGGTCCGGGCGGCTTGGTGGGGCAGGTGCAGAGCGTCACGCCCACCACCAGTCGGGTGAAGTTGCTGACGGCTCCTGGGACGGAGGTCGGTGTCTGGCTTCCCCGCACGCGCAGCCATGGATTGCTTGTGGGGATGGGCACCAGTCGCCCGCAGCTTCGGTTCATTGAGAAGGATCCCAGCGTGCGGCCAGGTGATCTGGTGAGCACGTCGCCCGCGAGCACCCTTCTGCCGGCCAACCTGCCTGTCGGCGTGGTTCAGTCCGTGGATGAACGGGCTGTCCCTGCTCCCCACGCCGTTGTGCAGTTGATCGCCGCTCCCGAGGCGATCGACTGGGTTCAGGTCCGCCTGCGCTGA
- a CDS encoding rod shape-determining protein produces the protein MFLRRFQLSRDIGIDLGTANTLIYVSGRGIVLQEPSVVALDLERGATLAVGDEAKLMLGRTPGNIRAVRPLRDGVIADFDAAEQMLKTFINKGNEGRGIMAPRLVVGIPSGVTGVERRAVREAGMAGAREVHLIDEPVAAAIGAGLPVTEPVGTMMVDIGGGTTEVAVLSLGGTVLSESVRVAGDEISDSIGVYLKKVHNMVVGERTAEDIKIRIGSAFPDDEFDQQSMDVRGLHLLSGLPRTVNLKAGDLREAIAEPLKVIVEAVKRTLERTPPELAADIVDRGIMLAGGGALVRGISDLISHETGIFVHVAEDPLLCVVNGCGQVLEDWKRLQRVVDTPEFVRSAVTA, from the coding sequence GTGTTTCTCCGTCGCTTCCAGCTGTCACGAGACATCGGCATCGATCTGGGCACTGCCAACACCCTGATCTACGTCTCCGGCCGCGGCATTGTTCTGCAGGAGCCCTCCGTGGTCGCTCTGGATCTGGAGCGCGGCGCCACCTTGGCCGTGGGGGATGAAGCGAAGCTGATGCTCGGTCGCACTCCCGGCAACATCCGGGCAGTCCGCCCGCTGCGGGACGGCGTCATCGCCGATTTCGATGCTGCGGAACAGATGCTGAAAACCTTCATCAACAAGGGGAACGAAGGGCGCGGAATCATGGCTCCCCGTCTGGTGGTCGGCATTCCCAGCGGCGTCACCGGGGTCGAGCGGCGGGCGGTCCGCGAGGCCGGGATGGCTGGGGCCCGCGAGGTGCATCTCATCGATGAGCCGGTCGCTGCGGCGATCGGCGCCGGCCTTCCCGTCACCGAGCCGGTTGGAACGATGATGGTTGATATCGGCGGTGGCACCACCGAGGTGGCCGTGCTGAGTCTTGGTGGCACGGTCCTGAGTGAATCGGTGCGGGTCGCCGGTGATGAAATCAGCGATTCGATCGGGGTGTATCTCAAGAAGGTCCACAACATGGTGGTGGGTGAGCGCACCGCTGAGGACATCAAGATCCGTATCGGTTCGGCCTTCCCGGACGATGAATTCGATCAGCAGTCCATGGATGTGCGCGGACTGCACCTGCTCTCGGGTCTGCCTCGCACCGTCAATCTCAAGGCAGGCGACCTGCGTGAGGCCATCGCTGAACCACTCAAAGTGATTGTCGAGGCCGTCAAGCGAACCCTCGAGCGCACACCCCCTGAGCTCGCTGCCGACATCGTTGACCGCGGCATCATGCTGGCCGGCGGTGGCGCACTGGTGCGTGGGATCAGTGACCTGATCAGCCACGAGACAGGGATCTTTGTCCATGTGGCGGAGGATCCTCTTCTGTGCGTTGTCAATGGCTGCGGTCAGGTTCTGGAGGATTGGAAGCGTCTGCAGCGGGTGGTCGATACGCCTGAATTCGTTCGCTCCGCTGTGACTGCCTGA